From Calditrichota bacterium, one genomic window encodes:
- a CDS encoding lipoate--protein ligase family protein — MLPFTSLRVIPFQYFTGLENMALDLLFAEQVGHDQKPILRFYGWNPFCLSLGRHQNLNNVDIEAIDKNKIDIVRRPTGGSAILHAQELTYSFIIPRGYITHHEIYEIFHILLAGALKDIGFDVALSTTKKDNNYLNKGDSTFACFNRAAKSEIQLKGKKVVGSAQKIYKKSILQHGSIIIGREHEKIINYIRTDSGNKEGQTELLKHNSTNLENINKKKISEVEISSALSESFFDKYKIPIHYKYPTKSEKKEAEKFNSQLFIPNQYQS, encoded by the coding sequence ATGCTTCCGTTTACTTCTCTTCGTGTAATCCCATTTCAATATTTTACAGGTTTAGAAAATATGGCTTTGGATCTGTTATTTGCTGAACAGGTTGGCCATGACCAAAAACCAATACTAAGATTTTATGGCTGGAATCCTTTCTGCCTTTCACTTGGGCGCCACCAAAATTTAAATAATGTTGATATTGAAGCCATTGACAAAAACAAAATAGATATTGTTCGAAGACCAACCGGTGGCAGTGCCATTTTACATGCTCAGGAACTGACATACAGTTTTATTATCCCAAGGGGTTATATTACACATCATGAAATATATGAGATATTTCATATTCTATTGGCCGGGGCTTTAAAAGATATTGGTTTTGATGTGGCGCTTTCTACTACTAAAAAAGATAATAACTATTTAAACAAAGGTGATAGTACATTTGCCTGCTTTAACAGGGCTGCCAAAAGTGAAATCCAGTTAAAAGGGAAAAAAGTAGTTGGAAGTGCTCAAAAAATCTACAAAAAATCGATTTTGCAACACGGCTCAATAATTATTGGTAGAGAACATGAAAAAATTATCAATTATATTAGAACAGATTCAGGCAATAAAGAGGGACAGACAGAACTTTTAAAACACAATTCAACTAATCTTGAAAATATTAACAAAAAAAAAATAAGTGAAGTCGAAATTTCATCTGCTTTATCAGAATCTTTTTTCGATAAATATAAAATACCAATACATTATAAATATCCCACAAAATCAGAAAAAAAAGAGGCGGAAAAATTTAATAGTCAGTTATTTATCCCGAACCAATATCAGAGCTAA
- the rseP gene encoding RIP metalloprotease RseP, which yields MSFLGIVAVIFAFSILVLIHELGHYLAARWMGVRVEKFSIGFPPTILSKKVGDTEFSIGAIPLGGYVKMAGFIDENMDSEISGAEDEYSSKPVWKRIIIISAGVIMNLLLAIGLYTFVNYSQGEIVTPITNLKVQGESGIAQKIGFLDGDKIIKINNEYIDTWKQLSYAFFNNIENDIEFEVLRDNETTTLFYKKEWISEKNSEMLNISPIFPATVREVTPGDPAEKTGLKPRDTIIELDDKAISNWGEMTEIIKKNANNSISIKWKRGEEVFSGMVTPKKIHSVDDKGIDKSYGLIGVSLYYEQIKNPVSFAKALKMGIAEPFQMIYMNFVGLKLLVTGVKSAEDTVGGPGTIAVMLSDAANRGWVTYVRFIALLSSVLAFFNTLPIPALDGGHLAFLVVEGIMGRPLSIKTRIVIQQVGMAFLLFLIIFVLYVDINRYF from the coding sequence ATGTCGTTTTTAGGTATTGTCGCAGTAATATTTGCATTTAGTATCCTCGTATTAATTCATGAACTTGGTCATTATCTTGCTGCACGTTGGATGGGTGTACGTGTAGAAAAGTTTTCCATAGGATTTCCTCCAACAATATTGAGCAAAAAAGTGGGAGACACAGAATTTTCCATTGGAGCAATACCTCTTGGAGGCTATGTGAAAATGGCCGGTTTTATTGATGAAAACATGGATTCCGAAATATCAGGTGCTGAGGATGAATACAGCTCAAAACCTGTCTGGAAACGTATAATCATCATTTCGGCAGGTGTAATTATGAACCTGCTTTTAGCGATTGGTTTATACACTTTTGTAAATTATTCACAGGGCGAAATAGTTACTCCTATTACAAATCTTAAAGTTCAGGGAGAATCCGGGATAGCACAAAAGATAGGCTTTTTAGATGGCGACAAAATTATCAAAATCAACAACGAATATATTGATACTTGGAAACAACTATCTTATGCTTTTTTTAATAATATTGAAAATGATATTGAGTTTGAAGTATTACGAGACAATGAAACAACAACTTTATTTTATAAGAAAGAATGGATATCAGAAAAGAATAGTGAGATGTTGAATATTTCTCCTATTTTTCCGGCAACTGTGAGAGAAGTAACGCCGGGTGATCCTGCTGAAAAAACCGGCCTCAAACCTAGAGATACGATTATTGAATTAGATGACAAAGCAATCTCAAATTGGGGTGAAATGACAGAGATAATTAAGAAGAATGCGAACAATTCTATAAGTATTAAATGGAAAAGAGGCGAAGAAGTATTCTCTGGAATGGTTACTCCTAAAAAAATTCATTCAGTTGATGACAAAGGTATTGATAAGTCTTATGGACTTATAGGGGTTTCCTTATATTATGAACAAATAAAAAATCCGGTCTCTTTTGCAAAAGCTTTAAAAATGGGTATTGCCGAACCATTTCAAATGATATATATGAATTTTGTTGGATTGAAATTGTTAGTTACAGGTGTGAAATCTGCTGAGGATACGGTTGGCGGACCTGGAACAATAGCGGTAATGCTAAGTGATGCAGCAAACCGGGGTTGGGTTACCTACGTCCGTTTTATTGCATTGCTCAGTTCAGTACTGGCATTTTTCAATACATTGCCTATCCCGGCACTAGATGGCGGTCATTTAGCCTTTTTAGTTGTTGAGGGGATTATGGGCAGGCCTTTGTCTATAAAAACCAGAATTGTCATTCAGCAGGTTGGAATGGCCTTTTTATTGTTTTTAATTATTTTTGTCCTTTATGTAGATATAAACAGATATTTCTAA
- a CDS encoding DUF4115 domain-containing protein produces the protein MEQNEEYGNLFEHLKKIRLKKNISLKTIAQDSRIQLSYLEAIESGEFEKIPEVYDKLFFQTYISYLNVDEPEKYLAEFKALRKEIYYPTPTTTIQRIKTTREKNNSIFNLRTLFFAGPVVLIVIILGFLAWNSKLTGDSSEEKVKELPVRKIVAEIEAKEQAKIDSVKEVTREINNTSNVIIDVSAVDTTWLRFIKDKKDTLEYTLYTGNTINISADSVVQFLIGNASGLEFNINGENKGALGNEGEVISYMAVTPEGIRDIRKKIINKQEVVNDTTNID, from the coding sequence ATGGAACAGAATGAAGAATATGGGAACTTATTTGAGCACTTAAAAAAAATCAGGCTCAAAAAAAATATTTCATTAAAAACAATTGCTCAGGATAGCCGGATTCAACTTTCCTATTTAGAGGCAATTGAATCTGGTGAGTTTGAAAAAATACCTGAGGTTTATGATAAACTTTTTTTTCAAACTTACATTTCATATCTAAATGTAGATGAACCTGAAAAGTATTTGGCAGAGTTTAAAGCTTTACGTAAAGAAATTTATTATCCTACTCCAACAACAACAATTCAACGAATAAAAACAACGCGTGAAAAAAATAATTCCATTTTCAATTTACGTACCCTGTTTTTTGCAGGTCCTGTTGTTTTAATTGTAATCATTCTGGGGTTTCTTGCATGGAACTCCAAACTGACAGGTGATAGCTCTGAAGAGAAAGTAAAAGAATTGCCTGTTAGAAAAATTGTTGCGGAAATAGAAGCTAAAGAACAGGCAAAAATTGATTCGGTAAAAGAAGTAACAAGAGAAATAAATAATACCAGCAATGTTATTATAGATGTATCTGCAGTTGATACGACCTGGTTGCGTTTCATCAAAGACAAAAAAGATACTTTGGAATATACGCTTTACACAGGAAATACGATTAATATTTCTGCTGACTCAGTGGTCCAATTTTTAATAGGTAATGCTTCCGGGCTTGAGTTTAATATAAATGGTGAAAATAAAGGTGCACTTGGAAATGAAGGCGAAGTTATTAGTTATATGGCGGTAACCCCTGAAGGTATTAGAGATATTCGCAAAAAGATTATTAATAAACAAGAGGTGGTTAATGACACGACGAATATTGATTAG
- the lpxA gene encoding acyl-ACP--UDP-N-acetylglucosamine O-acyltransferase has protein sequence MTQIHPSAIVSENADIGNDVSIGPYSIIENDVKINDGCQIASHVLISSGTELGKGCKISKGAVLGTDPQDLKFEDEKTFLQIGNNTTIREFATLNRATTHSYYTRIGDNCLIMAYAHVAHDCQIGNNVVLANSVNLAGHVIIEDFVGIGGLTPVHQFVKIGTQSFIGGGLRIPKDVPPYILAMGEPLKFAGLNKIGMQRRGFSADSLSAIREAYKILYRQNNTTKEAIKLISEKFSDTPEVMHLVDFLKSCDRGIIR, from the coding sequence ATGACACAGATTCATCCCAGTGCCATTGTTAGTGAAAATGCTGATATTGGAAATGACGTTTCTATTGGGCCATATTCAATAATTGAAAATGATGTAAAAATTAACGATGGCTGTCAAATAGCATCACATGTTTTAATTTCCAGTGGTACAGAGTTGGGTAAAGGATGTAAAATATCCAAAGGCGCTGTTTTAGGCACAGATCCGCAGGATTTGAAATTTGAAGATGAAAAAACATTCTTGCAGATTGGCAACAATACAACGATACGCGAATTTGCAACGTTAAACAGGGCAACGACCCATAGCTATTACACCCGGATAGGTGACAACTGTTTAATTATGGCTTACGCCCATGTGGCCCATGATTGTCAAATTGGGAATAATGTTGTTCTTGCAAATTCAGTTAACCTTGCCGGGCATGTTATAATCGAAGATTTTGTTGGAATTGGTGGATTAACTCCCGTACATCAATTTGTAAAGATAGGCACGCAAAGCTTTATTGGCGGTGGATTGAGAATCCCTAAAGATGTTCCTCCATATATTTTGGCAATGGGAGAACCATTAAAATTTGCAGGTTTAAATAAAATTGGTATGCAAAGGCGTGGATTTTCTGCGGACTCACTTTCTGCAATCCGAGAGGCATATAAAATATTATATCGCCAGAATAATACTACAAAAGAAGCAATTAAGCTCATTTCAGAAAAATTTTCTGACACTCCAGAAGTTATGCATCTTGTTGATTTTCTCAAATCATGTGACAGAGGTATTATACGTTAA
- a CDS encoding thioredoxin: MTSKKITKNNTELLYGQINKEQLYFDYPVWLEQENVYKPNEEELKNIQGYDKDINIYIFLGTWCGDSRRNVPKFFKAIKGNSHFKTILWAVDRKKKLDNDLIEKYNIKRVPTFIFEKDGVELGRIIENPKKTIEADIQDILLLKK, from the coding sequence ATGACATCAAAAAAAATCACAAAGAATAATACAGAGCTACTTTATGGCCAGATAAATAAAGAGCAATTATATTTCGATTACCCTGTATGGCTGGAACAAGAAAACGTATATAAGCCCAATGAAGAAGAATTAAAAAACATTCAAGGATATGACAAAGATATAAATATATATATTTTTTTAGGAACATGGTGTGGTGATAGTAGAAGAAATGTTCCAAAATTTTTTAAAGCAATAAAAGGAAATAGCCATTTTAAAACTATTTTATGGGCCGTTGACAGAAAAAAAAAGTTGGATAATGACCTGATAGAAAAATACAATATTAAACGTGTTCCGACTTTTATTTTTGAAAAAGACGGTGTGGAATTAGGAAGAATAATTGAAAATCCGAAAAAAACTATTGAAGCTGATATTCAAGATATTCTTCTGTTAAAAAAATAG
- the recJ gene encoding single-stranded-DNA-specific exonuclease RecJ yields MLFEWISQPVKDVVLDTSNFDKQPPPVITQILCQREIDSENKFKKFIKPQLSDLYDPFLMNGMQRAVDRVVAALESGEKILIYGDYDVDGVTSVSILYQAIHSLGGKVDFYIPDRLSEGYGLSIAGIEKAVKKKTSLIITVDCGITANNEIAYAQLKGIDTIICDHHELVAEKPDAFAILDPKLKECKYPFKELAGCGVAFKLLQGLCEVLQIEKDFLYQFLDLVALGTAADIVDLRFENRTMVKYGLELINSKPSYGIEALLKTCGLVKQKITVNLIVFLLAPRLNAVGRISNAKKAVHLLTSSSPQQAKNIAQILDSENKRRKDIDEETLKEAEEQIARDHNLEKDCVLVLAKENWHLGVLGIIASRILEKYNRPAVLISINDGIGKGSARSKANFSIFDACNNLSEYLISYGGHECAAGLTIEAGKIDIFRKKINEIATNTVDVNNSLPTLNIDSFVSLNEFTGSFLKWLDWLAPFGPKNMRPVFVTKNIDISGNIIIIGGNHLKFKVKQNGVVIDAIAFNMAKYQSVLEQENIKINCAYVIEESNWHGQVTIQLRIKDFEVSDGTE; encoded by the coding sequence ATGTTATTTGAATGGATTTCCCAGCCTGTCAAAGATGTCGTTTTAGACACTTCAAATTTTGACAAACAGCCCCCACCAGTGATAACCCAGATTCTCTGCCAAAGAGAAATCGATTCAGAAAACAAATTTAAAAAATTTATTAAACCACAGCTTTCAGATTTATATGATCCATTTCTTATGAATGGAATGCAGCGGGCTGTGGACAGGGTTGTTGCCGCACTTGAATCAGGTGAAAAGATACTTATTTATGGAGACTATGATGTTGATGGAGTAACCTCTGTATCGATACTGTATCAGGCAATTCATAGTTTGGGTGGAAAAGTTGATTTTTATATTCCTGACAGGTTGTCCGAAGGCTATGGACTTTCAATTGCAGGAATAGAAAAAGCTGTAAAAAAGAAAACATCGTTAATCATTACTGTTGATTGTGGTATAACAGCAAATAATGAAATAGCTTATGCACAATTAAAAGGAATAGATACAATAATTTGCGATCATCATGAATTGGTAGCTGAAAAACCAGATGCTTTTGCAATATTGGATCCCAAATTAAAAGAATGTAAATATCCATTTAAAGAGCTTGCTGGATGTGGCGTAGCTTTTAAATTACTTCAAGGACTCTGCGAAGTTTTACAAATTGAAAAAGATTTTTTATATCAATTTCTTGATCTTGTTGCTTTAGGAACAGCGGCCGATATTGTTGACTTGAGGTTTGAAAACAGGACAATGGTAAAATATGGGCTTGAATTAATAAATTCTAAACCAAGTTATGGAATTGAGGCTTTGTTAAAAACGTGTGGTTTGGTAAAACAAAAAATAACTGTTAATTTGATTGTATTCTTGCTTGCACCAAGGTTAAACGCTGTTGGGCGGATTTCAAATGCAAAGAAAGCAGTTCATTTATTAACATCGTCAAGTCCGCAACAGGCAAAAAATATTGCCCAGATTTTAGATTCTGAAAACAAACGCCGGAAAGATATTGACGAAGAAACTTTGAAGGAGGCAGAAGAACAGATAGCCAGAGATCACAATCTTGAAAAAGACTGTGTTCTTGTATTAGCAAAAGAAAACTGGCATCTGGGGGTTTTGGGGATTATTGCTTCGAGAATATTGGAGAAATATAACCGCCCTGCAGTTTTAATATCCATCAATGATGGAATAGGCAAAGGATCAGCCCGATCCAAAGCAAATTTTAGTATTTTTGATGCCTGTAATAATCTTTCAGAGTATTTAATTTCTTATGGCGGACATGAATGTGCAGCCGGTTTAACCATTGAGGCCGGTAAAATAGATATTTTTCGAAAAAAAATAAATGAGATAGCAACAAATACAGTTGATGTTAATAATAGCCTGCCAACTTTAAATATTGATTCTTTTGTTTCTTTAAATGAGTTTACCGGATCTTTTTTAAAATGGCTCGATTGGTTAGCCCCTTTTGGACCAAAGAATATGAGGCCTGTTTTTGTTACAAAAAACATTGATATCTCCGGGAATATTATTATTATTGGTGGAAATCACTTAAAATTTAAAGTAAAACAAAATGGAGTTGTAATTGATGCAATTGCGTTTAATATGGCAAAATATCAATCGGTTCTTGAACAGGAGAATATAAAAATTAATTGTGCTTATGTAATCGAAGAAAGTAATTGGCATGGACAGGTAACTATCCAGCTTAGAATAAAAGATTTTGAGGTATCTGATGGAACAGAATGA